A segment of the Yersinia rochesterensis genome:
GCCACTCAAACGAATTCAATCGATAAGTAGCGAAAAGGTGAACAATTATTTAAATTTTCTTCTTTCGCGCTATTTTCACAAGGAAACCCTCGGAATAAAGCACGTATTTAATTGTCTGACTATTCCATCTATTATCAATAAAGCGTGCAACAGATCACAAAACTTAAAACAAACTGATTTATATCCTATAGAGCTTTACTTTGTCTTTAACGAAAAGAGCCATTAAATACTTTTATAAATCATAATGTTAAATTTAAACCATTATCAAACAACTTATCTACTTAGTAAAAACTTACCGTTGACATTTCAGATAATAACCCGGCAACAGTTTGGATACATAAAAACATAATCTCTTCGGTAAAATAATGACCAAAGTGACTATTTGGTCGCTTTCAATATAATTTTATCATTCGTGGACGATGATTTTGTAAACAATACGTGAAATATAATCTTCCCGTATGAGCATTAGCGAATAAATACTCGCCTATATTAAAAGGGCTAAATAAGATAAACCCCCTACTTTCATTAAGGATTTATTACATTTTTTTGATAAATAGCAAAGTTAGTTTGACTTAAGAATAACCAAATGACGTTCACCGTCTAACTCAGGTACCTGCAATCTCACCACAGACTCGAGAACTATTCCTTCAGGCAATATCCCTAATTCATCATCTGGCCTTACCCCTTTTAGCGCATAAAAACGCCCTTCTGGCTTGGCTGGCAAATGATGGCACCAGGACAGCATATCTTGTAAGGATGCAAATGCACGGCTTATTACACCATCAAATGGCGGTTTTGCGGCAAAGTCCTCAACTCGGCTTTGTACCGGTTCGATATTACTTAATCCTAATTCGTGTTGCACTTGCCGCAAAAAGCGAACGCGTTTACCCAAGCTATCGAGCAATACGAAGTGTGAATCGGGGCGCACTATGGCTAAAGGTATCCCAGGAAGCCCTGGCCCCGTACCGACATCGATAAAACGGTTACCTTGTAAATGTGGGTTAACGACAATGCTATCCAAAATATGTCGTACCAACATTTGCATTGGGTCACGCACAGATGTCAGATTATAAG
Coding sequences within it:
- the rsmG gene encoding 16S rRNA (guanine(527)-N(7))-methyltransferase RsmG; protein product: MLKKLDSLLNAAGIALPDQQKHQLIGYVELLDKWNKAYNLTSVRDPMQMLVRHILDSIVVNPHLQGNRFIDVGTGPGLPGIPLAIVRPDSHFVLLDSLGKRVRFLRQVQHELGLSNIEPVQSRVEDFAAKPPFDGVISRAFASLQDMLSWCHHLPAKPEGRFYALKGVRPDDELGILPEGIVLESVVRLQVPELDGERHLVILKSN